AGGGGCGTTGGAGGTCAGCAACTCTACGGCGCGCAGCAACTGATGAACGTACCCTCGAATGGAGGCATGCGCTTCAGTGAGTGGGTCGCGGGGGATGCTTGGAGAAGTCATGTGGTAGCCGCGTGAACATGCGCCCTTTCAGCTATTTCGACGATAGCACTACATATAGGACTCATGAGCCCTCGAATGAGGCGACCGCTTTGGTTTACAGCACCTAACGAAAGTCAGGACTGGGCTGGCAGAGCGCAAGGGGCGTCCCCAGGTTGAGGGGCATGGTCCGCGAACTCGTCCCCGACGCCTTCTGGCAGCGCGTGGCACCGCTGCTGCCGCCGCCCCGGCCCAAGAAGAAAGTGGGCCGTCCTCGGGCGGATGACCGCGCGGCGCTGGAAGCCATCGTCTTCGTGCTCCGAAGTGGCATCCCTTGGGAGATGCTGCCTCGCAAGCAGTTCGGCCTGTCGGGCATGACGGCCTGGCGCAGGCTGGAGGAATGGACCCGGGCTGGCGTGTGGGAAAAGCTCCAGGCGCGATTGCTGGATGAACTGGGCCTGCGCGGCAAGGTGGACTTCTCCCGCGCCGCTATCGACTCCTCGTCCGTCCGGGCGTCAAAAAGGGGGCCCTCACGGGCCCAAGCCCGACGGATAGAGCGAAGGCGGGTAGCAAGCATCATCTTCTCGTAGACGCCCAGGGGCTGCCGCTCACCGAGTCCGTGACGGCCGCCAACGTCCACGACACGCACGAACTTTTCCCGCTCGTCGACTCCGTGCCTGCGGTGCGGATGCCTTCGGGGCAGCGCCGCTTCCGCCCGGGAAAACTCCACGCCGACAAGGCCTACGCCTCCAGGAAGAACCGGAGCGGGCTTCGTCTACGCAGCATTGCCGCCCGCATCGCGCGTCCCGGCGTTGAGTCCAAGGAAAGGCTCGGACGCTACCGATGGGTCGTGGAGCGCACGCTGGCCTGGAAGAACCAGTTGCGCCGCCTTCGCGTCCGCGACGAGCGCAGGGACGATGTCCACTTCGGCTTTCTCGTCCTCGGCTGCTGCATCATGCTCCTACGACGCCTGTGTCCTGGCATTTGTTAGGAGCTGTTATTACTACTTGATCAGATGCGTGACGGTCCTCGAGGAGGAGCGCGAGCGCCGAGTCTGCGGAGGCACAGCGGACAATGGCCGAGGCGGCGCAGCAGCAGATGCTGAAGCCGCCGACGCACCTGGGGAAGGGTCCAGGGAATCCTCCTCCGGGGGAAAAAGCGCTCGACGGAGCGCGAGGAAGCCATGGGCCACCATGCAGAGGGTGGCGTGGTGGTGAAAGCCTCTCCAGGTGCGGCCCTCGAAATGGTCCAGGCCGACTTCGCCCTTCATCTCCTGGTAGTCGCGCTCGACGCGCCAGCGCAGCTTCGCCAGGGTGACGAGGCGTTTGAGGGGCGTGTCTTCCGGCAGAGACGAGAGGTAGTACTTCGTTGGCGCGGCCTCGCCCGGCGGCCACTCACACAGGAGCCACTCGGGAGCGCCGGGCGCCTTGCGCACGACATGGCCTTCAGCGACCTGGATTCGCACCGCGGCGAAAGTGGAGGACTGCGTGCCGCGGCTGCCCTCGCGCCAGCTGATGCGGCGGTACTCCTCCTCGGGTAACTGGCGCGCCAGCTCTTCAATCGTCCAGGGCTGCACGCCGCTGTCGTCGACGAAGCGAGTCCGGGGGCGTCCGTACGCGCCCGCCTTCTTCACGGGCAGGTGCGGCGTCGCCCCCGGAGGCCACACCTTGTGCTGCCCCGGCACGGCGACGAGGTAGGGCAGCCCGCGTGCCGTGAGTCCTTCGCGAAACTCCCGGCAATTGCCATACCCCGCATCCGCCAGGACGACGTGCTTGCGCACGCCCCACTCCAACGCGTCATCCAACTGCGACAGCGCCAATTCCCATTTGCGCGAGGCGCCTACCGCCTCGGGGACTCCGGCCGCCTTGCGTCGGTCCTTCTCCGTCACCCACTCCTCGGGCAGGTACAGCTGCATGCCGATACACCCGCTGCCACGAGCCCCAGCCAAATGCAGGCTGACGGCCACCTGGCAGTTGTCCGTGCGCCCCAGCGTCCCCGAGTACTGACGGGCGACTCCCACCGAGTGCTTCCCCTTCTTCGGGAAGCCCGTGTCGTCCACCACAAGGGCTTCCACCTCCGGCAGCCACTCTTCCAGCTTCCGCGCCAGTCGCTCCCTCAGCGCCTCGTCGCTCCACGTCCCTTGCGAGACGCACTGCTGCAGTCGCTGGCGCATTGCCTCGACATCCCTGGCGTCCTCTACCAGCCGGGCCGCCATCGGCTCGATGCTCTTGCGCTCCCCATCCAGCAGTAGGCCCGTGACATAGGCCTCCATGGCGCGCCGTCTCTCCAGTCGCCCCATGCCGGCGACCATCTCTTCGAGATAGGCGCTCAGCGCCTCATCCAGCTTCTTGAGCTGCGCGGGTGTCATCCCGGCCGTAGATCACACGGGCCCCCTGGATTCAAGTGACCGGGTAGTATTATGTTCCAGTTGCGCTTCTCCGATACTCGGCTGCTGCGTCGTGGGATCGTCAACGCCACTTTGGGCAGTGCGTCAATGCAAGTGAGCGAGGCGCGCACGGGGCCGGCACGTTGCCGGTGCCGAGGAAGCGGGGCGGCCTTACCGTTGGATGGGGCAGGAGCCAGGTGTTGGCGTAAGTGGCGCCGCCCAGCTGGGTCGCGCGCCATTGTAGAGCACCTGGGCCCTCACGGCCCGTGAAGCAGGCCCCGGCGCATGGACCACCCCGAAGCGCAGGGGGCTGAGCCAAAGCAGGGCCGGAGCTGCCAGCGCTGTTGCACTGAGCGCTTTGGCACTGCGGGGGCTCGTCGGCATCAGTCTGGAGGGCATCGTGCGCACGCTGGCGGACCGGGTCGAAGGCGCTTGGCTGGAGTTCGCGGATGAGGTCGCGATCGCCGCAGACGGGACGGCCTACGTCACGAATGCCTCCATGCGGTACGACAGCGCTTGGCCCTATGCCTTCCTGGAGGGCAAGGCCAACGGGCGCGTGGGGTGGTCTACGAGCCTGGGACGGGGGAGGTCTGGCCCCTCATGAAGGGCATCTATTTCGCCAACGGCTACAACCGCGCCACCAGTTGCGGCATCGGCGGCAACGAAGGAGACGCTGGCGTCGACGCGACCCACCACGTCCCGGGTTCACCCATCACAGCAACCACCGGGGGCTTCCTCATGAACTCCTGTTTCCGCTAGGTGGGAATGGGGGAATTCACCTCCAGCGACATCGCCGAGCCGAATGCGTTGTACGCCTCCACGGCCGTCTGCAAGGGCAAGCCCCCTGCTGGTGCCACGGCCTGGCAGCAGTACGGCGCCAGCGGCATCTACCTGGACGTGAACACGGCGGGATGCGGCTTCGGCACGGCGCCGCTGTACTTCACCTCCATTGGAGGCGACGGCGGCCAATGGGAGCGCTTTGGTGCCACGGCCATCTTTATCCCTCGCCCACAGGCTCCCGGGTCTACGTCCGGTTCCCGGACATCAATCCTGCTATGGCCAACAGTCTCAACTGGCATCTGAGCTGGAGCGCGAGGTAGCCGGGAAGGGACATCACCGCGCGCCTTCCGTCAGCGCCCGACAACAGGTTGATGGAAAGCGCGCATGAACTGCGCGTCCTTCCAATCCCAGACGCGCATGGGATCCTTGTCCACATTCACTGGCGAGGAGTTCCAGTTGTGGACGTCATATGAATTGGAGGCCCGCCAGTGGATGAACACGCTGAACACGGCCGTCACGACGAGCGCGCCCGCGAGGATGCGGTGCCGTGAGGGGGCCTCCAGGACCGTCTGCACGGGGAACGCGAGGAAGTAGACGAGGTACGGCAGCACGTCGGTGAAGAAGCGCGGGCCAATGGAGTGCCCGGCCCACCAGATGAAGAAGGACGAGATGGCCGCCCAGTGCAGGACCAGGATGAGGGCGAAGGCGACCTCATAGGGCTCCAGGCTCCGGCGGCGCCACCGCTGGACGAAGCCCACGACGCCCAGCACCAGGAACGGTGAGAAGGTGAAGAGGCCTCGCGAGGGACTGACGAGGTTGGCGGCCAGGGCCATGAAGAACGGGCCGGCGAATGGATCCACCGAGTGCCGGTAGTAGGGCGAGAACACCGACCCATAGACAGACAGGTGGTACGCGCAAAAGGGAATCGCCACGACCGCCGCGCCCGCGAAGTAGGCCGGCAACTGGCGGCGGAAGCGCAGGGCCATGAACCCGGTGACCACCAGGACGCTCAGGGAGTGCGTGGGCCGGCACGCGTAGGCGGCCGCCACCCAGAAGCCCAGCGGGAACGCGGTGCGCGCGGTCTGCTCGGGCCGCGCCATCAACAGCATGACGCAGGCGATGGCGAGGAGCCCGGGCCCGTGCTGCCAGAGCACCCGGCTCGCGGTGGAGTATGCCGTGGTCCCCAATCCGAAGAGCAGCACGCTGACGAGCGCCGCTCCCGGGGACACCCGTCTGCGCAGGGTGACGAGGAGCACCGCCGCGGCGGCGCAGACGTAGAACGACGCGATGAGCTGCTCGGTGCGGGCGAAGGAGCCCAGGTACTCCCGGCCGGTATGCCGGAACAGGGTACGCCACGCCAGCGCGTCGGCGCCGAGCGTCCCCAGGCGGGGCAACACCGGCTCCATCAGGGAGATGAGTCCCTCGGCGGCGGCCAGGAGCGGGAGCGCGGAGACCACCACTCCCATCGGGTACACGTAGTACGTGTGTCCGCCGGCCTCGTTGCGCGCATAGGCGGTGCCTGGAAAGAACGAGTGCCGGAACTCGTCCAGGTCGGTGTTGCCCTCATGGAGGATGCTGGCCGCGGAGGGGATGGACCACAGCGAGTCCGTCTGCAGCCGTGCCTCGCTCACGGTGTAGATGCCGAACAGGGCCAGACACATCAGCCAGAGCGCGAGCGTGGAGGACGCGAAGCCACCGCGTAATGAGAGGGATGGGGTCGGCACGGCGGGGTTTCTAGCGAATCCGGTGCAAGAACCCCAAGTCCCCAGACCTCCTCGTCGGCGCCCCGCGCCCCGGTGAATGTCGCCCGGCATGACCTGGGTGACGGCATGTGGATGCCGGGCGCTGGAGGCCTTGGAAGGGTGCTGGCATAGTGGCCGGCCACGATGAATGAGGAGACGTCGATGCAGCCGGTGCAGGTGAAGACTCGCCAGGAGCGACTTCTGGGCGCCATCCAACTCTCGACGATGGAGGGGGTGGAGATAGGGCCGCTCGCCAACCCGATCGTCACGCGTGCCGCCGGGCGGATTCTCTACGCCGACCACGCGAGCACCGACGTGCTCCGGCGCAAGTACGCGGGGCACGGTTGGGATACCGCGACCATCGTGGACGTCGACGTGGACCTCTCGTCGCGAACGCTGTCCGCCGCGCTGGGCGACCGGCGCGTGGACTTCGTGATCGCGAGCCACGTCATCGAACATGTGCCGGACCCCGTGAGCTGGCTGGAGGACCTGCGCAAGGCACTGCGTCCCGGCGGGATCATCTCGCTGGCCATCCCGGACAAGCGCTTCTGCTTCGATGCGAAGCGCCCGGTCAGCACCCCCGGGGAGCTGGTGGACGCCTTCCTGTCGCGCCGCACCGCCCCCACCGTGAAGCAGGTCTTCGACTTCTGGGCCTACTACTGCCAGGTGGACGCGAACGCCATGTGGAGCGGCGCCATCGACGCGGAGCAGCTCCCGTGCTCCGGCACGCTCCAGAACGCGCTTCAGAAGTCCCAGGAGGCGGTGACGGCCACCGGCTACACGGACGTGCACTGCTGGGTCTTCACTCCGCACTCGTTCCTGGAGGCCGCGGCCACGCTGGCGGAGCTGGAGATGTTCCCATTCCAGCTCGCGGACTTCGCGTCGACCTCTCCAGGAGAGGTCGAGTTCTTCGTCAGCCTGATGCGCATCGAGGGCACCGAGAGCGAGCAGGAGCGGGCCAACCGCGTGCGCTCGCTGCGCGCGGCGGCGCTCGAAGCGGCGTCAGCGCCGGGGCCCTCGCGGCCCCAGCCCCCGGAGTCTCCGGCTCCCAGTCCTCCGGAGTCTCCGGCTCCCAGTCCTCCGGAGTGGGCGGAGGCCACGCTCCGGCTCGGCCGGCCGCTCTACCGCACCCTGGCGCAGGCGTTGCCTGGAGTGCGCACGCTGCGGGAGCGGCTGCGGCCCTGGCTCTAGGGGATTGCTTGCGGCGACAGCGTCTCCTCAGCCCTTGCGCGCCGCGTTGATCTTCGCGATGTCGATCTTCTTCATCTCCATCATCGCGGAGAACACCCGCTTGCGCGCGGCCGGATCCGGATCGCTCATGCCGTCCGACAGGGCGGCAGGGGTGATCTGCCACGAGATGCCCCACTTGTCCTTGCACCAGCCGCACTGGCTTTCCTGACCGCCATTGCCGACGATGGCATTCCAGTAGCGGTCCGTCTCTTCCTGATCCTTCGTGCTGACCTGGAACGAGAAGGCCTCACTGTGCTTGAAGGCAGGGCCGCCATTGAGGCCAAGGCACGGAATGCCCAGCACGGTGAAATCCACCGTGAGGACGTCCCCCTCCTTGCCGTCCGGGTAGTCGCCCGGTGCCCGGTGCGTGGCGCCGACGGAGCTGCCGGGAAAGGTGCGGGCGTAGAAGGCGGCCGCCTCCGCGGCACCGCCTTCGTACCAGAGACAGATGACGGTCTTGTTCACAGGGGTCGTCACGATTTCGCTCCTTGGGCTCACTCGCCCTTGCGTCCTACAACACCAAACGTGGCCCCCGCGGGGTCCGTTGCGACGACAATCCAGTCGCCTCCGGGCACCTCGTGCGGGCCTTGCAGCACCTTACCGCCGTTGGCGGTGATGGCGCGCTGTGCCTCGGCGACAGAGGGAACGCCGAAATAGAACAGCCAGGCGCCGGTGGGGCCGGGGTTCTCGGCGGGCTTCTGCATGATGGCGCCAAGCCGAACGCCGTCGTGGTCGATGAAGCAGTAGTCGCCCATCG
The sequence above is drawn from the Corallococcus sp. NCRR genome and encodes:
- a CDS encoding class I SAM-dependent methyltransferase, which codes for MNEETSMQPVQVKTRQERLLGAIQLSTMEGVEIGPLANPIVTRAAGRILYADHASTDVLRRKYAGHGWDTATIVDVDVDLSSRTLSAALGDRRVDFVIASHVIEHVPDPVSWLEDLRKALRPGGIISLAIPDKRFCFDAKRPVSTPGELVDAFLSRRTAPTVKQVFDFWAYYCQVDANAMWSGAIDAEQLPCSGTLQNALQKSQEAVTATGYTDVHCWVFTPHSFLEAAATLAELEMFPFQLADFASTSPGEVEFFVSLMRIEGTESEQERANRVRSLRAAALEAASAPGPSRPQPPESPAPSPPESPAPSPPEWAEATLRLGRPLYRTLAQALPGVRTLRERLRPWL
- a CDS encoding M57 family metalloprotease, whose amino-acid sequence is MKGIYFANGYNRATSCGIGGNEGDAGVDATHHVPGSPITATTGGFLMNSCFR
- a CDS encoding IS701 family transposase — its product is MTPAQLKKLDEALSAYLEEMVAGMGRLERRRAMEAYVTGLLLDGERKSIEPMAARLVEDARDVEAMRQRLQQCVSQGTWSDEALRERLARKLEEWLPEVEALVVDDTGFPKKGKHSVGVARQYSGTLGRTDNCQVAVSLHLAGARGSGCIGMQLYLPEEWVTEKDRRKAAGVPEAVGASRKWELALSQLDDALEWGVRKHVVLADAGYGNCREFREGLTARGLPYLVAVPGQHKVWPPGATPHLPVKKAGAYGRPRTRFVDDSGVQPWTIEELARQLPEEEYRRISWREGSRGTQSSTFAAVRIQVAEGHVVRKAPGAPEWLLCEWPPGEAAPTKYYLSSLPEDTPLKRLVTLAKLRWRVERDYQEMKGEVGLDHFEGRTWRGFHHHATLCMVAHGFLALRRALFPPEEDSLDPSPGASAASASAAAPPRPLSAVPPQTRRSRSSSRTVTHLIK
- a CDS encoding VOC family protein, with translation MTTPVNKTVICLWYEGGAAEAAAFYARTFPGSSVGATHRAPGDYPDGKEGDVLTVDFTVLGIPCLGLNGGPAFKHSEAFSFQVSTKDQEETDRYWNAIVGNGGQESQCGWCKDKWGISWQITPAALSDGMSDPDPAARKRVFSAMMEMKKIDIAKINAARKG
- a CDS encoding IS5 family transposase (programmed frameshift), translated to MVRELVPDAFWQRVAPLLPPPRPKKKVGRPRADDRAALEAIVFVLRSGIPWEMLPRKQFGLSGMTAWRRLEEWTRAGVWEKLQARLLDELGLRGKVDFSRAAIDSSSVRASKRGPFTGPSPTDRAKAGSKHHLLVDAQGLPLTESVTAANVHDTHELFPLVDSVPAVRMPSGQRRFRPGKLHADKAYASRKNRSGLRLRSIAARIARPGVESKERLGRYRWVVERTLAWKNQLRRLRVRDERRDDVHFGFLVLGCCIMLLRRLCPGIC